The following coding sequences are from one Camelus dromedarius isolate mCamDro1 chromosome 30, mCamDro1.pat, whole genome shotgun sequence window:
- the LOC105087547 gene encoding LOW QUALITY PROTEIN: rab11 family-interacting protein 4-like (The sequence of the model RefSeq protein was modified relative to this genomic sequence to represent the inferred CDS: inserted 1 base in 1 codon): MRTPPASVGQGSEVPDPTSADGELLLREPGFFPEDEDEAMTLAPPEGPQESDMDGPMESTQGLEGAVRIPAEEKDAGLGALFLPEDKSLVHTPSMTTSDLSTHSTTSLISNEEQFEDYGEADDVDCALSSPCPDDETRTNVYSDLGSSVSSSAGQTPRKMXHAYNSELLDVYCSQCCKKINLLNDLEARLKNLEANSPKRKISSTAFGRQLTHSSNFRSGNSSTEDLFRDSINSCDNDITEKVSFLEKKVTELENDSPTNGDLKSKLKQENTQLVHRVHELEEMVKDQKTKAEHALEEARRHREAYSRLERERGTEIELLNTRVKQLEEENTELRTTVTRLKSQTEKLDEERQRMSDRLEDTSLRLKDEMDLYKRVMDKLTQIRLEFQKEREATQELIEDLRKELEHQQMYKLDCERPGRGRGSSSGLGEFSARARELELEHEIKRLKQENHKLRDQNDDLNGQILSLSLYEAKNLFATQTKAQSLAAEIDTASRDELMEALKEQEEINFRLRQYMDKIILAILDHNPSILEIKH, encoded by the exons ATGCGCACCCCGCCGGCCTCCGTGGGCCAGGGCAGCGAGGTGCCAGACCCCACCTCTGCTGACGGCGAGCTCCTCCTCAGGGAGCCCGGCTTCTTTCCCGAGGACGAGGACGAGGCTATGACGCTCGCCCCACCCGAGGGTCCCCAAGAGTCGGACATGGACGGCCCCATGGAGAGCacccagggcctggagggggcGGTCAGGATTCCTGCCGAGGAGAAGGACGCGGGCCTCGGGGCCCTGTTCCTGCCGGAGGACAAGTCCCTGGTCCACACTCCGTCTATGACGACGTCAGACCTCTCCACGCACTCCACCACCTCGCTCATCAGCAACGAGGAGCAGTTTGAAGACTATGGGGAGGCGGATGATGTGGACTGTGCcctcagcagcccctgccccGACGACGAGACCAGGACCAATGTCTACTCGGACCTGGGGTCGTCCGTGTCCTCCAGCGCGGGGCAGACGCCTAGGAAAA CGCATGCGTACAACAGCGAACTGCTGGATGTTTACTGCTCCCAGTGCTGTAAGAAAATCAACCTGCTCAATGACCTGGAAGCCCGACTCAAAAACCTGGAGGCCAATAGCCCCAAACGAAAGATCTCTAGCACAGCCTTCGGACGGCAGCTCACGCACAGCAGCAACTTCCGCAGCGGTAACAGCAGCACTGAGGACCTCTTCCGGGACAGCATCAACTCCTGTGACAACGACATCACAGAGAAGGTGAGCTTCCTGGAAAAAAAGGTGACAGAGCTGGAGAATGACAGCCCTACCAATGGGGACCTGAAGAGCAAGCTGAAGCAGGAGAACACGCAGCTGGTGCACAGGGTGCACGAGCTGGAGGAGATGGTGAAGGATCAAAAGACCAAGGCTGAGCACGCCCTGGAGGAGGCCCGGCGCCACCGTGAGGCCTACAGCCGGCTGGAGCGGGAGCGGGGCACGGAGATCGAGCTGCTCAACACCAGGGTGAAGCAGTTAGAAGAAGAGAACACTGAGCTTAGAACGACAGTGACTCGACTCAAGTCACAAACAGAGAAACTGGATGAGGAGCGGCAGCGTATGTCTGACCGGCTGGAGGACACCAGCCTGCGGCTCAAGGATGAGATGGACCTGTACAAGCGTGTGATGGACAAGCTGACGCAGATCCGCCTTGAGTTCCAGAAGGAGCGGGAGGCGACGCAGGAGCTCATCGAGGACCTGCGGAAGGAGCTGGAGCACCAGCAGATGTACAAGCTGGACTGCGAGCGGCCAGGCAGGGGCCGCGGCTCGTCCTCAGGCCTGGGCGAGTTCAGTGCCCGGGCCcgagagttggagctggaacaCGAGATCAAGCGGCTCAAGCAGGAGAATCACAAACTGCGAGATCAGAATGATGACTTGAACGGGCAGATCTTGAGCCTCAGCCTCTACGAGGCAAAGAACCTCTTTGCCACCCAGACCAAAGCCCAGTCTCTGGCTGCGGAGATTGACACGGCCTCTCGCGATGAGCTCATGGAAGCCCTAAAGGAGCAGGAAGAGATCAACTTCCGGCTGAGGCAGTATATGGACAAGATTATCCTTGCCATCCTGGACCACAACCCCTCCATCCTTGAGATCAAACACTGA